Proteins encoded together in one Epinephelus moara isolate mb chromosome 2, YSFRI_EMoa_1.0, whole genome shotgun sequence window:
- the pih1d2 gene encoding PIH1 domain-containing protein 2 isoform X1, translated as MSSTGSTGDVLQQVNQFWSMLDELSENDPAGYRSFMEKQMKDGAAFRSPPELHSCLCTEILQEPKKGSLYINICSWKRVPAPQDPSRPLPVCAGKLETDTDEGRGVYTVLDVALNPTVLQESMKDKTEVYTLALSFAQRQYGMTLSQRYTVVSCGPKNSLEDLYRRLGFQQWSNTSKQAGTASQTPAALLQQISSLRSEKQHEDPAAQIICRPVEHKKKDLIQVISTTFVQPQKPEYQLEVKTDTEGVAHSMELTVELPKVCSVSECQLRISKDDILLEVEDVYYLLLEFPKTVIEDTASAIFNKKKRRLTLRVDVF; from the exons ATGTCCTCCACCGGCAGTACAGGAGATGTTTTACAGCAGGTCAACCAGTTCTGGTCCATGTTGGATGAGCTTTCTGAAAATGACCCAGCAGGTTACCGTAGCTTCATGGAGAAACAGATGAAGGACGGTGCTGCGTTCAGGTCACCGCCTGAGCTCCACTCCTGCTTGTGCACTGAAATACTG CAGGAGCCCAAGAAAGGGTCGTTGTACATCAACATATGCAGCTGGAAACGTGTGCCTGCACCTCAGGATCCCAGCAGGCCTTTACCTGTGTGTGCAGGAAAACTGgaaacagacacagatgaaGGTCGAG GCGTGTACACTGTGTTGGATGTGGCATTAAACCCTACTGTGCTGCAAGAAAGTatgaaagacaaaacagaggtgtatACACTGGCCTTGAGCTTTGCCCAGCGGCAGTATGGGATGACGTTATCTCAGCGGTATACTGTCGTCAGCTGTGGCCCAAAAAATAGCCTAGAGGACTTGTACCGCCGGCTTGGGTTTCAACAGTGGTCTAACACCTCCAAACAAGCAGGCACAG CCAGTCAGACCCCAGCTGCCCTTCTGCAGCAGATCTCCTCTCTACGCTCAGAGAAACAACACGAGGACCCGGCAGCTCAAATTATCTGCAGACCTGTGGAGCACAAAAAGAAGGATTTGATCCAGGTCATCTCCACTACATTTGTGCAGCCTCAGAAGCCAGAGTACCAACTCGAGGTGAAGACCGATACAGAAGGAGTTGCTCACAGCATGGAGCTGACAGTGGAGCTGCCAAAGGTTTGCTCCGTGTCAGAATGCCAGCTGAGAATCTCCAAG GACGACATCTTACTGGAAGTGGAGGATGTCTACTATTTACTTCTGGAATTCCCCAAAACTGTGATCGAAGATACTGCGTCTGCCATTTTTAACAAGAAGAAACGGAGGCTGACTTTGAGAGTGGATGTTTTCTGA
- the pih1d2 gene encoding PIH1 domain-containing protein 2 isoform X2 — MSSTGSTGDVLQQVNQFWSMLDELSENDPAGYRSFMEKQMKDGAAFRSPPELHSCLCTEILEPKKGSLYINICSWKRVPAPQDPSRPLPVCAGKLETDTDEGRGVYTVLDVALNPTVLQESMKDKTEVYTLALSFAQRQYGMTLSQRYTVVSCGPKNSLEDLYRRLGFQQWSNTSKQAGTASQTPAALLQQISSLRSEKQHEDPAAQIICRPVEHKKKDLIQVISTTFVQPQKPEYQLEVKTDTEGVAHSMELTVELPKVCSVSECQLRISKDDILLEVEDVYYLLLEFPKTVIEDTASAIFNKKKRRLTLRVDVF; from the exons ATGTCCTCCACCGGCAGTACAGGAGATGTTTTACAGCAGGTCAACCAGTTCTGGTCCATGTTGGATGAGCTTTCTGAAAATGACCCAGCAGGTTACCGTAGCTTCATGGAGAAACAGATGAAGGACGGTGCTGCGTTCAGGTCACCGCCTGAGCTCCACTCCTGCTTGTGCACTGAAATACTG GAGCCCAAGAAAGGGTCGTTGTACATCAACATATGCAGCTGGAAACGTGTGCCTGCACCTCAGGATCCCAGCAGGCCTTTACCTGTGTGTGCAGGAAAACTGgaaacagacacagatgaaGGTCGAG GCGTGTACACTGTGTTGGATGTGGCATTAAACCCTACTGTGCTGCAAGAAAGTatgaaagacaaaacagaggtgtatACACTGGCCTTGAGCTTTGCCCAGCGGCAGTATGGGATGACGTTATCTCAGCGGTATACTGTCGTCAGCTGTGGCCCAAAAAATAGCCTAGAGGACTTGTACCGCCGGCTTGGGTTTCAACAGTGGTCTAACACCTCCAAACAAGCAGGCACAG CCAGTCAGACCCCAGCTGCCCTTCTGCAGCAGATCTCCTCTCTACGCTCAGAGAAACAACACGAGGACCCGGCAGCTCAAATTATCTGCAGACCTGTGGAGCACAAAAAGAAGGATTTGATCCAGGTCATCTCCACTACATTTGTGCAGCCTCAGAAGCCAGAGTACCAACTCGAGGTGAAGACCGATACAGAAGGAGTTGCTCACAGCATGGAGCTGACAGTGGAGCTGCCAAAGGTTTGCTCCGTGTCAGAATGCCAGCTGAGAATCTCCAAG GACGACATCTTACTGGAAGTGGAGGATGTCTACTATTTACTTCTGGAATTCCCCAAAACTGTGATCGAAGATACTGCGTCTGCCATTTTTAACAAGAAGAAACGGAGGCTGACTTTGAGAGTGGATGTTTTCTGA
- the dixdc1a gene encoding dixin-A isoform X2, which translates to MGAKQMKCLSSASPAHSPKEEYVITQSADTPKEETLHDQSEDQGELQDDKSELTEKKSVTEDVSLCGLCPSLGHDVQEEEKSWEEQLDAHQEQLEKEMQEARRMVFRLQALLLHGSLPEEDQDGSVSFGDNRANAEQQLVLIRSRLDQSMEEALDLKRELLRNKQEARHLQAIKDALQQRLAVQEDAVLQLKQELLRCNMAKDQLEGENAELKHKLSERNKLLSEYEQLGRKDRILQQQQQKLDEAQHRAHEVSLGRSFRSESGGYSNSVASTSPAVFQHSAPGEELQLVREALRSLRDSFSGHDPQHHTLDTLEQGVASLMDRLHTLDSQRRQDRGEEFKSPGRRANSTDRDSWPQSSKMAHSHSSPGLDTAVSTKVLYFTDRSLTPFLINIPKRLGEVTLRDFKAAVDRQGSFRYHFKALDPEFGTVKEEVFQDGAVVPGWEGKIVAWVEEDHGERR; encoded by the exons ATGGGAGCCAAACAGATGAAATG TCTCAGCTCAGCCAGCCCTGCTCACTCCCCCAAAGAGGAGTATGTTATCACCCAGTCAGCTGACACCCCTAAAGAAGAAACACTCCATGATCAGTCTGAGGACCAGGGGGAACTTCAGGATGACAAATCTGAGCTGACAGAGAAGAAATCTGTCACAG AggatgtgtctctgtgtggatTGTGTCCCTCCCTCGGGCACGATGTGCAGGAGGAAGAGAAGTCCTGGGAGGAGCAGCTGGACGCCCACCAGGAGCAGCTGGAGAAGGAGATGCAGGAGGCCAGGAGGATGGTGTTCCGCCTACAG GCGCTGCTGCTCCACGGCTCCCTCCCTGAGGAGGACCAGGATGGATCTGTGAGCTTCGGAGATAACCGGGCTAACGCTGAACAGCAGCTG GTTCTAATCCGCAGTCGCCTGGACCAAAGCATGGAGGAAGCCCTTGATCTCAAG AGGGAACTCCtgagaaacaaacaggaggCACGCCACCTTCAGGCCATCAAG GATGCTCTGCAGCAGCGTCTGGCAGTGCAGGAGGATGCCGTGCTGCAGCTAAAGCAGGAACTACTGAGGTGCAACATGGCCAAAGATCAGCTGGAAGGGGAAAAT GCAGAGCTCAAACACAAGCTGAGTGAACGAAACAAATTACTCAGTGAATACGAG CAGCTTGGGAGGAAGGACAGGAtactgcagcaacagcagcagaagcTTGATGAAGCTCAACATAGAGCACATGAAGTCAGTCTTGGACGG TCATTCAGGAGTGAAAGTGGTGGTTACAGTAACTCGGTGGCTTCGACATCTCCTGCAGTATTCCAACACAGTGCACCA GGGGAAGAGCTGCAGCTGGTCAGGGAAGCACTGCGTAGCCTGAGGGACAGCTTTTCTGGCCATGACCCCCAACATCACACCCTGGACACCTTGGAGCAGGGTGTGGCCAGCCTCATGGACAGATTGCACACTTTGGACAGCCAGCGCAGACAGGACAGAGGG GAGGAATTTAAATCACCGGGACGCAGAGCCAACTCGACAGACCGTGACTCCTGGCCGCAAAGCTCAA AAATGGCCCACTCACACAGCAGCCCAGGACTGGACACCGCCGTTTCCACTAAAGTGCTCTACTTCACTGATCGCTCGCTCACTCCATTTCTGATTAACATCCCAAAaag GCTGGGTGAGGTGACACTGCGAGACTTCAAGGCCGCTGTGGACAGACAGGGCAGTTTCAGATACCACTTCAAGGCCCTCGACCCAGAGTTTGGCACAGTGAAAGAGGAG GTATTCCAGGACGGAGCAGTCGTGCCTGGCTGGGAGGGGAAGATTGTAGCGTGGGTAGAGGAGGACCACGGAGAAAGGAGGTAG
- the dixdc1a gene encoding dixin-A isoform X1: protein MGAKQMKCLSSASPAHSPKEEYVITQSADTPKEETLHDQSEDQGELQDDKSELTEKKSVTEDVSLCGLCPSLGHDVQEEEKSWEEQLDAHQEQLEKEMQEARRMVFRLQALLLHGSLPEEDQDGSVSFGDNRANAEQQLVLIRSRLDQSMEEALDLKRELLRNKQEARHLQAIKDALQQRLAVQEDAVLQLKQELLRCNMAKDQLEGENAELKHKLSERNKLLSEYEQQLGRKDRILQQQQQKLDEAQHRAHEVSLGRSFRSESGGYSNSVASTSPAVFQHSAPGEELQLVREALRSLRDSFSGHDPQHHTLDTLEQGVASLMDRLHTLDSQRRQDRGEEFKSPGRRANSTDRDSWPQSSKMAHSHSSPGLDTAVSTKVLYFTDRSLTPFLINIPKRLGEVTLRDFKAAVDRQGSFRYHFKALDPEFGTVKEEVFQDGAVVPGWEGKIVAWVEEDHGERR, encoded by the exons ATGGGAGCCAAACAGATGAAATG TCTCAGCTCAGCCAGCCCTGCTCACTCCCCCAAAGAGGAGTATGTTATCACCCAGTCAGCTGACACCCCTAAAGAAGAAACACTCCATGATCAGTCTGAGGACCAGGGGGAACTTCAGGATGACAAATCTGAGCTGACAGAGAAGAAATCTGTCACAG AggatgtgtctctgtgtggatTGTGTCCCTCCCTCGGGCACGATGTGCAGGAGGAAGAGAAGTCCTGGGAGGAGCAGCTGGACGCCCACCAGGAGCAGCTGGAGAAGGAGATGCAGGAGGCCAGGAGGATGGTGTTCCGCCTACAG GCGCTGCTGCTCCACGGCTCCCTCCCTGAGGAGGACCAGGATGGATCTGTGAGCTTCGGAGATAACCGGGCTAACGCTGAACAGCAGCTG GTTCTAATCCGCAGTCGCCTGGACCAAAGCATGGAGGAAGCCCTTGATCTCAAG AGGGAACTCCtgagaaacaaacaggaggCACGCCACCTTCAGGCCATCAAG GATGCTCTGCAGCAGCGTCTGGCAGTGCAGGAGGATGCCGTGCTGCAGCTAAAGCAGGAACTACTGAGGTGCAACATGGCCAAAGATCAGCTGGAAGGGGAAAAT GCAGAGCTCAAACACAAGCTGAGTGAACGAAACAAATTACTCAGTGAATACGAG CAGCAGCTTGGGAGGAAGGACAGGAtactgcagcaacagcagcagaagcTTGATGAAGCTCAACATAGAGCACATGAAGTCAGTCTTGGACGG TCATTCAGGAGTGAAAGTGGTGGTTACAGTAACTCGGTGGCTTCGACATCTCCTGCAGTATTCCAACACAGTGCACCA GGGGAAGAGCTGCAGCTGGTCAGGGAAGCACTGCGTAGCCTGAGGGACAGCTTTTCTGGCCATGACCCCCAACATCACACCCTGGACACCTTGGAGCAGGGTGTGGCCAGCCTCATGGACAGATTGCACACTTTGGACAGCCAGCGCAGACAGGACAGAGGG GAGGAATTTAAATCACCGGGACGCAGAGCCAACTCGACAGACCGTGACTCCTGGCCGCAAAGCTCAA AAATGGCCCACTCACACAGCAGCCCAGGACTGGACACCGCCGTTTCCACTAAAGTGCTCTACTTCACTGATCGCTCGCTCACTCCATTTCTGATTAACATCCCAAAaag GCTGGGTGAGGTGACACTGCGAGACTTCAAGGCCGCTGTGGACAGACAGGGCAGTTTCAGATACCACTTCAAGGCCCTCGACCCAGAGTTTGGCACAGTGAAAGAGGAG GTATTCCAGGACGGAGCAGTCGTGCCTGGCTGGGAGGGGAAGATTGTAGCGTGGGTAGAGGAGGACCACGGAGAAAGGAGGTAG
- the nkapd1 gene encoding NKAP domain containing 1 has product MSKQPLGKTLLRNVIRHTDAHNKIQEEMEMWKMRNWEVHRAHKHLSDTKSLRGQMHCDRVPDQPRDLSRSRERVSQHDDREARYWSRKLYEFEAGDPDRWGHSGFKELYPEEFESDSERNSGTKKIGRHKMKKSKSDTEASLSKRSKKSSRKKKKKKKKKDEEEKHKKAECSSSDSSSDDSSATKDKQRRKRTKSRHKNKKIAKSRGRDEDSSSGDSDDEGERERRTQKRKKRKQDSHKDSDSGPDSKKKSRKNWKAAGEGGSDDSSRD; this is encoded by the exons ATGTCAAAGCAGCCGCTGGGAAAGACGCTGTTGAGGAATGTAATCCGCCACACAGATGCCCACAACAAG AtccaggaggagatggagatgtGGAAAATGCGGAACTGGGAGGTCCACCGGGCTCACAAACATTTGTCAGATACAAAGAGTCTGAG GGGGCAAATGCACTGCGATCGAGTTCCAGATCAGCCTAGAGACCTGAGCCGAAGCAGAGAGCGAGTCTCACAACATGATGACAGAGAGGCCAGATACTGGAGTCGCAAGCTGTATGAATTTGAGGCCGGTGATCCTGACAG GTGGGGACATAGTGGCTTCAAGGAGCTTTATCCAGAGGAGTTTGAGAGTGACAG TGAAAGAAACAGTGGCACAAAGAAGATCGGCCGCCACAAGATGAAAAAGTCCAAGTCTGACACAGAAGCGAGCTTATCAAAACGATCAAAAAAATCCTCtcgaaagaagaaaaagaaaaagaagaaaaaagatgagGAGGAAAAGCACAAGAAAGCTGAGTGCTCgagcagtgacagcagcagcgATGACAGCAGTGCCACCAAAGACAAGCAACGCAGGAAAAGGACCAAAAGTCgacataaaaacaagaaaattgcAAAAAGTAGAGGGAGAGATGAGGACAGCAGCTCAGGCGACAGTGATgatgaaggagagagggagagacggacTCAGAAACGCAAAAAGCGAAAACAGGACTCCCACAAAGACTCTGACTCAGGTCCAGACTCCAAAAAGAAGAGCAGGAAAAACTGGAAAGCAGCAGGTGAGGGGGGCTCAGATGATAGTTCTAGAGACTGA